In Lycium barbarum isolate Lr01 chromosome 9, ASM1917538v2, whole genome shotgun sequence, the DNA window AAATAATAAAAAAAGTATATACTTTACTATAAATCTATAATATTCATGACTATTAGCATTTCAAAATACCTTGAGAAATGATTTAGGGTATTATCAGTTAAAGTTGGGGgtaaagcaagaaaaaaaagatTGTCTTTCTCTTATTATGCtaaagtggacaaataaaaatgaaaatttatttttaatatagtagacaagtaaaaataaacggATATAGTAATTATTTACTCGCTCTATTTGAAATTGTTCcttcacatctatctttatagcgGATAAGTTCATTTAGATGCTTGTTTTTCATGCTTCGGGCATTATCATTCTTTTTGAAATGGAGAGtaatattcatcttttaaataATTCTTTTTCAATCTTTTAGTACGTAAGAAAAATCTTTAAACATTATAATCACAAGTAAATTGCTATTTCAAaaatatatacaacaacaacatacccagtataatacCACAAGTGGATTCTGGAGAGGGTAGtatatacgcagaccttacctctaccctGGGGAGgaagagaggctgtttccggaagacccttgACTCATAGCAAGACGAAAACAAGCATTAGCAACAAGATAATAGGATAACTGAGACTAAAGAAATAATATGTAGTAATAAAAatccaaaataagaaaataaaacaataaTACGAAAACTTGGGGAGCGGAAAAGAAGAGTGGACGATTACCCACAACCCTTGTACCCTAATTCTCGACCTCCATACCTCCTATCAAGGGTCATGTCCTCAGAGAGCTGAAGTTGTGTCATGTCCTGCCTATTCACCTcaccccaatactttttcggcctacctctaccccTCCTCAAGCCCGCAACCACTAACCTATCACTCCTCCTTAACGGGGCATCTGCTTCTTTCCCTCCTCACATGCCTGAAACATCTCAGCCtcacttcccgcatcttgtcaTCTATAGAGGTCACCCCAACCTTGTCCAGGATATCTACATTCCTAATCTTATCATTTCTGGTGTGCCCGCACATCCATCTCAATATCCTCATCTCCGCTACTCTCATCTTCTGAACATGGGAGTTCTTGACTGGACAACACTCCACCCATAtggcatagtcggtctaaccaccacttacCTTTAAGTCTTGGCGGCACATTCGTATCACATAGCACCCCGAATGCgaacctccatttcatccacctgccccaatacgatgcgTAACATCCTCGTCAATCTCCCCATTACCTTATATAACTGACCCCAGGTACTTGAAACTTCCTCTTTTTggaattttttatatataaaaataaaatatcaaaacttttcttttaaaatttcttTACAAAGACAAATAATTAAAGATATCCAATTTGAAACAAATTGAATATTACTATTTCCAAATATACAAAAAAAGTTTATAGCTGGGAAATTGGGAATATGTATTAACCTTTCTAAACTAAAATAGATCCTTTTGAACTCTCATTCCGGCTATTCAGATACTATGTTTACCTGAGAGAAACACTTTTATTGTACATGCATGATGCTTCTTCTACTTTAATGTAGAAAATATAAAACCTTATCCACTTTTATACTAAAAATATGTTGAAATTCTTTTAAAGATGAACTTTTATCTCCACTGATATACTAGTcttaagttcttttttttttggtcatatACTAGTCTCAAGTTAATCTTTCAACTCCTCCCTCAGTACACATTCCCAATAAAATATATGGTATGTACCATTTAAAAAATACAAGTTGATTTGTGTCTGATAATGCAACCTTTTATCATATAAATTTATTTCTCAACATATAAAGAGTAAACTATCCATTTTTCCTCAATGGTTCCAACAGTCAAAACTTGAAAAGACAGATCATTTCATAATTATCAAAATTGCATCAGGATCCTTTTTATATCTTCTACTTAATTagataataagtaacatacatgTGCAAATTGACCAAgataacattaaaaaaaaaattgataatttTTTCCATCTCCCGAGATCATCAGTTTTTATATTGATTTATCATATGAGCCGTTGTTAAACTCCATCAGTATTTTCTTAATCACAATTAAGCAGAGCCATTGATTGTGCAAAGGTACTCTGTCTTTAGAGAAAAAAATACTAGTAAACTTGTCATAACAAGTCTGTATGCAATAATGAAAAGGATTCACCCTGTGTTCATAGCTGTCATTGATTAGATAAGAGTCATTACCAATCATAGTTGTGATGGAGCGATAAATATTAATTCATCTTTAATCAGAAGTCTCAAGTTCAAACCCTAGTAGATACATAGTTATCTTTATTAGGGAGTGTTTTAAATCCTAGCGCCCACCCCCGACCGATGCGGAACTTCGCAATGCGAATTTGAATTTAGTTAGATCCCAATATGATATCAGATACCGATTGAAAaatcaatttaattttttttaagataACGGTGATTAACAAGTTCTAAATCTTATTGTAAGCTTTTCCAAGAACAGGACATGATATGTACCACATTGTAAACTTTATCAAAGGATAAAATTACCCTTTGCATGAAAGGAAAATTACCAAGTGACCAACAAAATACAAACTTATTCAAAGGATAGTCATGTAAGAGAGAAAGATCATTAACTTGATTTAATTGGGAATTGCAGAGTCTCACATGGCTTAGAAATTAGACTCATGTGACCACATGCCTAGAAGTCCTCCCATGTTATTATGAACTCTCTGTTAGGTTATATGAAGGGTCAAACTTCTAAAGCACCCTCTCCTTTTGACTAATTGATTCTCCTgattatcattttattttattataatgATTTGCTGCTACAAAATATGCAAATCTATGATAAATAGTTGTTGAAATCGGAATGGATATCATttttactatatatataagtTTGAGATAGTAGCACTTTCAATTCCTCAGTTAttgattaattttaattttaatcctTGTGATATATGACTAAACATAtgtaatttttaatttattaaGAGTATGTTttgggtcccttttatagttgtaGACTATGTTTAAAATTATGTTACCCTCTAAAATGGACTAATGTACAAACTAAACATCACTGACAGAGCCAGAATTTTACTAGAGGATTTAAAATTTAAAGAAATAAGGAAACTTAGGGATTAGAAGTGCACATTTCAGTCCATTGAAGGTTAAATTTACTTAGCCAGATATCTGAGGACCAAAATTACAATTGTCGATGTTTTAGGGACTAAAACTGCAAATCTCCCTATAAGGTTTTGTCAAAtttacatgtatacatatatggtCAAAGTCGAAATTAAGTGCAGCTGCACCTGTGTCTAAGTAGATGAGGACTATATTTTACCTTTCACTTTCAAGAAAATTTCTCATTGTTTCACTAATAAAACAGCTTTGATTTTAATAAACTGCTCTAAGGTTCTTGAATAATGGGCACTTATCTGAAAAAATGACATCCAAATTTACCAAACGTTATTTTGCTCAAATTAATCCCTAGATTGCTTCTATAACCATAATTTTACCAGGTCCATTATGTTGTTCCACTGATAAATAGTACACTGTGACTTGACTCAACCACCATCCTGGAAAAATTCCTAGTTTTATTGTCTTCTTGTGCTGCTCTTCTTTGTTGTAACAGTTCATGCAGACTGCTAGTATAGCCTAGGGGTCACCCTGTctccttttttcattttttattgtaTAACTATGGTGTCCCGTGTTCCAGTCAGCTTAAGCACACTTCAATTAATTCACTCTGTGTGCTACCTCTCACAAATACATGTGCCTAATAACCATACATACCAAGACTTAGATGACAAGAAATTACCTAGCATTTTTTATCGAGGCTGAAATTCATCCTATCTCATTAATTTAGAGGTGAGTGGGGGTGCACcctccgccccccccccccccccccccccgccaaaACAAACACACACACAGAGACCAAAAGAATAAATAAGAAATTGCACCTCTTCTTCTCCTTGTGTACAGCTCATGCTTAATCAAGAAAAATAGTAAGCTTCACCAAGAGAATTTGGAGAAGCATTATCAAGTTCAAGTGGTTAAATAATTGGCTAGAAGAGAGAACAAATTTTGTTTTCCAACTAAACTTCACATCCttatttttactttatatttGTTGAAACTGCAATACTATATATAGAATATAGTTCAAGTCGAAGACAGTAGATTATCCCGCCCCTGCTAATACAGTGACCATCCTCCACTAGATAAATTTGAAGGAGCTCAAATGTAAATATCTTTACTAGTACCACAGGACAGAaagagtcaaaaaaaaaaaaaaaaaaaaacctgaaataAAACATTAGCAGTGAGGCAAAAACAACAAACTAGAGAAGTAGAAACTTCCTGTCTCCTAGAAGTTCAAAAACAGAAGTAAAATCTATCAAAGTCTACTCAATTCAACATACATTTAacaggagtttttttttttttggtttaaagaAGCAGATGTTCCTAGGGGGTCCGCTATCCTAATGCTATTCTCGctcaagcacgcttaactttacAGTTCTGATGGGATTTGGTGCGTCAATGCTGATATGATCGCATCCCATTTAACTGGAGCTACAATCACTTTATTGTCCTATATACTGCTGATTATTTGAATCGGTTTAAAGACAGTAAGATACCATGGTAGAAAAGCTTTTGTCTTTAGCTCCAAAGGTGTCCATGTGCTGTTCCCATATTCTAATACATAAACTTACTTCATTTGTTTCTCCTTCTCCAGACAACTTGGTTTAAATATTCTCACTGTCATAAATATTTACTAGCAAATAACAAAGAACCCCTCATAAGAGTTTACAACTACAGCAGCACAAAAATACCACTTTCTTCTAAAATTTCCTCCCCTTATAAAGCACAACAAACTTAGCTTCTTACCTTTATCCAGCTACATTTCCTCAGCCTCTTTCTCTCCCCTTAGTTTCTTGGTAACACTAACATGGTTTCCTTAGAAGGTGCCTCTAGATCCGACGAGCCTATGTCTAGTCCCCGAATTTCCTTCTCTTCAGAATTTCTTGATGAGAAAAACTTCATATGCATTACTCCAAATGAACAAGCAGAAAAAGAGCGAAAATATCAGCAAGAGAGAGCGCGAAGTGCAGCAGAATTCGAGTTCCTTTCCAACAAGTTAACCAGCGAAAAGATGATCACAGCGGACGAGCTGTTCTTCGAGGGTAAGTTACGTCCATATTGGCAAATGCATTATGCTGAAAAGCTCAACAAGATTAGTTTAAAAACTGAACATGCTGAGGAAGAAATATTGAATAATACTGAGGTGAAGAGCAAGGAAGAAACTAGGCCAATAAATTGGTTTATTGATGAGGATCCATCTCCTAGGCCACCAAAATGCACTGTTTTATGGAAGGAGTTGTTAAGATTGAAGCACAAAAGAGCTTCTTCATTATCACCTTGTTCTTCtacttcttcctcctcttcttcaagTTCTCTTGCTGATATATCTGTACCAGATCATGAGAAAAGCAAAGTTCAAGGAATCAAAGAGAAGCATGTGAAGAGGATTAAGAAAGATTTGGAGAGAAGTAAATCAGAAAGTTTAAGAGTTAGACCTGTGATTCATATGCCAATTTGCACACAGGGAAAAAACACTGCACGGCCACCTTTGTTTTCCCTTAAGAAAGGAAGAGCAATAGAGAGGTGAAGAAGAACTTTCCCATTGTTGGTCATTGTGTAGAGATGTTCTTTCATGTCTCCTTttaatttttatttgtttttctttttccaatttgATTTGGTTTCGGGACatcttttaatttctttcttctccTGAGTTTAGATTACATGTTTCCTCACAGGATCTGACGAATTACCATGTTGATGTGTTCATTTCTTGTAATGTATCATAAGCTAATTCCATCTAGTTTCAAGAGTTATTGTAATCTGACATTTCTAGCTTTTGTTTTCATGCATAGAAATAGTGAACCAACAAGGCATATGTCTCTTGAATTTCTTTTGAAATTGTTTAATGTTTACACActatttttttgcaattttttgtgCATGTCTCATTGATGGTTTCATTATAGAGGAAACAGAACAAAGTAATTCACTTTACAATCAACAGAAAAACTCTTGCATCACTTCCATAATAAACAAGTTACAAACTGTTTATACAATTGAGTTCCAGTATATATGAATCAAAGACAAACTTTTTGAGTTACACAAGGAGAAAAATATTGAACTGAAAACCCAATGACTGTACATACAGCTATGGACACCAAAAAATTACAGCAAAAATCCATTCTACTAGACTACTTGGGTAGACAATGTGCTGGCAAACCATTTTGAATACTTAGTCTTGGTGAATGTATTCCGGAGTTCCAATAAATAAGCTCTCAAGATTTTTCTTTTCACCAAATCTTCAAGATTGAAAAAGAGATGTGTGGGTTCTGAAATCTAATGCCAAAAAATGAATATTTTATACTTCTCAATGTCCAAAGGAGCAAGGATAAGCTCCTCATTTTGGGGGCTGTGACAACAATGGATTCCCAGGAGTGGTCCTACGAAGAAAGCAACCGGACAATTTGATTAATATTTGAACGAAAGCAAAAGGCAAAAGCAATGAAAAAACAATTGCTATGTATGATTTATTACCTGAGGTTCAGCGTTGGTTTTCGGAGAAGACTGCTCGGTACCTCTCCAGTCAAATTATTGTTCTGCAAGAAGCTGCAAAAAATAATACTATGTCATTAACTTTATCTCAGCATAATATCAGATGAGCATATACAACATCAAGCAAGTTCCTCAATCGCATCCTTTGCAGGATATATACCAACGTACGCAATGACATGACGATATAACGTCTTTGCATATGTTGACACAAAAGATATTTCATTGAGATTTTTTTTAGGTCACATAATCATGTAAACTGGAACTTTAAGTAAGGGATGTGTGTGAAATGATGCCAATAACACATAAAACTGTTTTCCTGATTCCTCTGTGATGAACTATAAATGATGCTTTTGGGATCAATATCACGTACAAGATGGCCAAATATATACTAATATTCAACTGACCGACAATATGTATAACTATtttagaaaaaaagaagaagctataTTTCAGACACTCATGCAAACCAATTCATCTATCTTTTATTTCACTGCAAATTTTCACTTGGTATCATAAAAGATTACATCTGTTGTGGTCGCTTAGAAAAAAATACAGAATTAGCATGTACCTTGTGAAATGAAATTCCAGGAGCAAAGTTATGTCTAAAGCAGTCATGGATACTCAAGGTAAGGACTCAGCACATCAAAGATTGTGATTTTTCGGATAAAGATCCTGTTGGAGCAGCGAACAAGAAATATTCGAGCTATATGTACAACTATTGTAACCTAGCTCTTTGGGTTTTTTGTTTGAGAAATACTATTCACCCTAACAGCCTCATCACTTGCATCCCAAACTAGAACTATCATCCGTTAAGCTCTTTGATCCTATTCCTCATAATTCTTGCAGTAGTCTAAATGTTAGAACTAGGTGGCGAATGACTACCAGTAGAGATCAATAAGCATGGTTCTCATCTATTTCATGAGTTCGGATAATGGTTCCACATTGGTTTATTACTTCTCAGAGATTCTCCAATTTAAATGGAGAATTCTTTTCGAAATGGATAGACCAGAAAGTATTAAAAATGTGGATCCACACCACAATCTCTATCAAGATTCTACAAGCAAGTCGAGTCAGAATACTTGTAGAGTAAACAAGAATCTATAATCTGACAATTTTAGAAACTTGGGGAAGCGACAATTGATGAAAACATCAATTTGACAGCTGGAGTCTCACATTAAAGAGATCTGTGGCTGCTCTACCATCCATCAGATTAAGCATCTGACACAAATTTCACAAACACCTGCTTCATCCTTTTTCGA includes these proteins:
- the LOC132611692 gene encoding uncharacterized protein LOC132611692, with protein sequence MVSLEGASRSDEPMSSPRISFSSEFLDEKNFICITPNEQAEKERKYQQERARSAAEFEFLSNKLTSEKMITADELFFEGKLRPYWQMHYAEKLNKISLKTEHAEEEILNNTEVKSKEETRPINWFIDEDPSPRPPKCTVLWKELLRLKHKRASSLSPCSSTSSSSSSSSLADISVPDHEKSKVQGIKEKHVKRIKKDLERSKSESLRVRPVIHMPICTQGKNTARPPLFSLKKGRAIER